GACATAACCAGACCAGAGACTGACAGCAAGAAGAGCCCCTTCATTAATACCCAGAAGGAAAGTACTTTCTGGGGTAATGACAGCATCTCTGAGATAATAGTGTATGGTACAAATCACATGTCCGTTGCACAACTTCCAGACCTTTGACTGGCCTGTTTCTGATAATGACACTGCAAAATGACCTTTTGGAGTTATCAGTATGTGAGATGCTTGGCTGCCATGGATTCGGTAAATGTTCTCAGGGGTACTGGTGTTCCAAACATAGATATCACCAGAGGCAATGGTGACCATGTAAACACCATCTGCTGAAAGAGTCAAGGTCTCTACAGGACCTTGGTGAAGCAGGTGTCCCTCCACTTTACCACCCAAAACTGTCCACTTCCACACCTGCTCAGACCCATCAGTAGTATAAAAATGCTCCTCCTCTGGTTCCACAATGACTTTCAATATTTTCCCACCAGCTTTTGGAGTGGAGGCTGCTAATGAAATAAGATCCATGTCCCAAATAACAACGCCTGTGGTTGTCACTGCTGTGAGGTAAGTATCCCTGGACTTGACAAGTTTGAAAGCTTGACTACTTCTTACATCAAGGTTTAATAGGCATTGACCCGAGACCCAATTCCAGACCAAAAGAGATGGGCAGTTCTCCATCAAAGCAATGATGAAGTGTGCATCATGATCCAGAATTGCTTGCACAAATGTTTTACCCTTAGGTGCGTTGAATTGCTCTTCGACAGCTAACAAAAATCCATGAATCATATGAATCTGTTGTCTTTTACAGATGAGAAGGTTGTTTTCTATGTGGTCTGTATTTAACACCTCTTTCTTGTTGCAGCTCTCCCTCGTTGTAATAAATACAGGCTTGTTAATGTTCTTCAGGTCCCATACAAACACACTTCCTGAGCAGTCAATACATGTAATTGTCGCATCATTCTTGTGAACAATGAGATCACACAAAGCTGTGCCTAATGAACAAACAAAGGAGGCCAAAAGACAACCATTTTGGGAGTCAAATATACTGACAGTACCATCGTTCTGTCCACAATAAATCCTGTGACCATCACAAGTAGACATACATGTTATACCATTGGAGCAGTGGACTGGAGCAATTTCTGTTCCCTCAgcaaacacactgacagaatTGCTTTCCTTTGAGAATACATATGTCTTGCTACTGGCCATCAATATACCATCAATGCCCTTTAGTGGTTGTTTTATCTGTTGGTTTTGAAGTTTCTGGAGGAACGACGGAGCATTCATGTTCAATGACAGGAGGCTGCCACTTTGTGTAGAGAGAACAAATACATTTGCAGAACATCGGACATCTGTAAAGTGTAGTTCAGAGGACTGGGGTATTCTGTAGCCTTCTGAATCACTTCCATTCCAGATCCAAGCAGAGCCATTGTTCTGAATTACTACCACATAGCCAGACTGAGATACACCCGCTTTTGTAATGGGAGATTCTTCAACTGCTGGCAGTGCCCAATGTGTGGCAGGCACAGAGGGTGTAGGACATAATACCATATTCACCCCAAGATGTCCCATTGAGCTATCGTGTTCTGCTGGGCTTACAGATTCCATTAATTCAGGAAGAACTTTGAAAAGGGGGATGAGCTTGGCCTGCATCACCAAAGCCAAGTCAGCAGAGCAGTTCCCTAGCAAACAAGCTGTAGTTTTCAGTATAGAAATCAGGAGTCTGAGTTCCCTGGAAAACACTATTTGAGATGTCTTCTCTAGCCAGAATACCAATTCATCTACTAACTCTGCACAGAACATTGCATTAAGGAACTCTTGTGATATCATCACTCTAACAAGCTCCTCAATATTTCCAGTCTCCAgtaagtggaaaggcagttccTGCAATTTCCTTAGATTGGGATGTGCACACTCAGATGAACCAGACATAGTCTCAACAGACATGGAGGGCTGAAATGTCCATGGTTGACCAGGAACTTGCCTGTCAGGATAAATCTTCAATGGCTTGACATTTTGGCTAGGACTTGAATTAATGAGCAATGGTTTCACTGTACCACGTGCCCAGCAGCCACTAAAATAGTTTGCTATCAACAAGTGCAATTTTTGTTGATTGTCTAGGCTCAGGTACCTCTTATGGATGACTAACATAAAGTGCCTGCTGACCCAGAACAGAGTTTGTGTGCCTAATATGTTTTGTGGTTTCAGAAACCCCCTCAGGTCTAGCAGTAACATCTCTACCACAACCTCCGGGACTCTTAACTTATATGGTGCATAGTTGTCTGCTGGGAGGAAGGGTAGGAGAACCTCATCATCACAAGACAGAATATCAGTCAGTTCAACCTCTGTCAAACCAAACCTGGACAAGGTGAGATACTCTAGACTTCTGGTGACTATTATCTTTCCATACTTTTCCTCAAGGTGGTCCAAAAACCGACCGATATTTGTGTGAACCCCTGGGACCAATGTTTCAGGTGTGATCTCTAAGTCTGAACCCCAGTAACACACCTGTCTGTAGAGAAGCTCCACGTACATTGGGAGATCACATTGTTTAAAAGCTCGATTCACATACATCTGTTGGCCAGATGTTATCTTTCTGTTACCTGCCGAAAGGAGACTTGTCAGCATCTGGCTACAGCTCTTGCTAGTTACTGGCTGTAGGTCAAAAAACAGTGAGGATTCTGGGTAATATGTCTTTATAGCAGAGAGAAGCCCAGACTTTGTTGGTGAAGATGAAATTATGAGCTTAACATTAGAAGGTAATTTCTTGGGAAGCCAGGTTAAGTCCAGTGGTCTATGTGTATCAGGCATTTGGTCAAGCCCATCTATAATGAGGATTAAGCCATTTGGAGACTGTGAATTTGTGGTTAGGAGGTTGTTGAAAGTTTCTTTCAAATGAAAGACATCTTTCAGATGGGCGTTGTACTGCTGACTGTGGCATAAAGAAATTTGCTGGCATATGGCCCTGAGAATTTGTTTCAAAGAGCTATTAAAATCTACAAAGTGTGTAATAACCACAGGGCTCTGGTCCTTTATCCATGTTTGAATCTGCAAGAAAAAGTTATGCTATTAGTTATACTCTATACTTTATCTATGCACAGCTTAAATGAACAAAATCCACATCATAAAAACCCATGTAATTGAAAAAAGTACCTGACTTGCACAGT
The sequence above is drawn from the Hemibagrus wyckioides isolate EC202008001 linkage group LG04, SWU_Hwy_1.0, whole genome shotgun sequence genome and encodes:
- the LOC131351721 gene encoding NACHT and WD repeat domain-containing protein 2 codes for the protein MLRHMACVKIYLCSNPDDSVTERKVLREHVFPKIRDHCRHKHGVDFRVIDPYEEPNPDRWPTQQVRLQLIEECRQNSLGPFFVSLVGAQYGAACLPEQVEFSEFLTVLQVCQEMGFSSEVLEQCYRQDENVIPPSFCLQSQHHKYNSQPGQKIDKNVWDEVLAKGRKILNEVITQCVLDGSIDQENAQKYFQSRLENDLRFALDGQSGADIKRCICYVYKTGKKADQKKKGNEPFPEDQNQLFRLSQLCDNFLPNLVRTQQALIYTSTNNSECDDKQSYAKELSHQLYSDLISLIDQSTVKERVQIHDSFSQQRNLCHTLSTLYRIERAEVSHIRAYLEQDTKYPFILIGGPCTGKSVLLAHCASQIQTWIKDQSPVVITHFVDFNSSLKQILRAICQQISLCHSQQYNAHLKDVFHLKETFNNLLTTNSQSPNGLILIIDGLDQMPDTHRPLDLTWLPKKLPSNVKLIISSSPTKSGLLSAIKTYYPESSLFFDLQPVTSKSCSQMLTSLLSAGNRKITSGQQMYVNRAFKQCDLPMYVELLYRQVCYWGSDLEITPETLVPGVHTNIGRFLDHLEEKYGKIIVTRSLEYLTLSRFGLTEVELTDILSCDDEVLLPFLPADNYAPYKLRVPEVVVEMLLLDLRGFLKPQNILGTQTLFWVSRHFMLVIHKRYLSLDNQQKLHLLIANYFSGCWARGTVKPLLINSSPSQNVKPLKIYPDRQVPGQPWTFQPSMSVETMSGSSECAHPNLRKLQELPFHLLETGNIEELVRVMISQEFLNAMFCAELVDELVFWLEKTSQIVFSRELRLLISILKTTACLLGNCSADLALVMQAKLIPLFKVLPELMESVSPAEHDSSMGHLGVNMVLCPTPSVPATHWALPAVEESPITKAGVSQSGYVVVIQNNGSAWIWNGSDSEGYRIPQSSELHFTDVRCSANVFVLSTQSGSLLSLNMNAPSFLQKLQNQQIKQPLKGIDGILMASSKTYVFSKESNSVSVFAEGTEIAPVHCSNGITCMSTCDGHRIYCGQNDGTVSIFDSQNGCLLASFVCSLGTALCDLIVHKNDATITCIDCSGSVFVWDLKNINKPVFITTRESCNKKEVLNTDHIENNLLICKRQQIHMIHGFLLAVEEQFNAPKGKTFVQAILDHDAHFIIALMENCPSLLVWNWVSGQCLLNLDVRSSQAFKLVKSRDTYLTAVTTTGVVIWDMDLISLAASTPKAGGKILKVIVEPEEEHFYTTDGSEQVWKWTVLGGKVEGHLLHQGPVETLTLSADGVYMVTIASGDIYVWNTSTPENIYRIHGSQASHILITPKGHFAVSLSETGQSKVWKLCNGHVICTIHYYLRDAVITPESTFLLGINEGALLAVSLWSGYVSKRFSCSDWPSVAAFHILSDYPDYVIVITSSGALYSWKLTEDTVCHQFQFSECYEYQPHLFKLSSDGCYGIISVDGSKINVLDVCQGKLCLVNAEGPVCQPFADILDKYVVYICSPGVTCQNYSCDLHRKQILVIIRVTDGKTVGRFYLCKNVTALTLSKRFCVYIGFEDGAVGVYAINDTEVGYTNANAKCQSTELICPFEEPVVWLPLPNPNLTWAEFP